One window of the Babesia bovis T2Bo chromosome 2, whole genome shotgun sequence genome contains the following:
- a CDS encoding putative integral membrane protein, with the protein MNILLIFTLLTFSPSAAQRTRTHDNVYCNHTVLKDTGTLSVQQCKELCLRKANLCKSDTGTTHTGTTVGSIPVDVNCFNIKHEDLSPNCIFSFQANVKADMQVASGITKIRSRARKTVTFKRVPKPVVFAQVLTGIDNPQHGHIVVHDIQETAAVLGVESVTNIDDDTEYDGEFYVAWFVIGDDNMFKDFGSYHVHLVKENLNGPGYRNVVVKKNPKTTEKWPSNIALFAQSQAPNIDITAKLTVGEQININITAKNNDRETLTSGRRAPMDVALLLVDLDHFKDGNVVEFGNMAITSPITKFDGGMLNLNVAELKQPLVFFTPYYNRSHEQHPRATCWSDGSTKESTNFKCKVEPETMVTPPYTGKLNVAFLAVEKMSEDDQKLYLQFQYNQCATAYATANATSDSEPILRMKPEDMLCKDRCFQYRAPCNGNVNCIQSYLGGKCSIEGVKYMKHEQKQKSHIFMDAIRLLNFEIRGAVCTGMYDAVSIDSVMERHSDWAGAAMDICVHNQQRDKVMVVIDEHVSFNFCEAHMGMRVQLKWQPLSELKDKYTKDGKPLPLKEVFKDKIVYGICQYQDKVEIKQYHPYPETVYEEDDLEPTNADCVESQWEEWGSCSLDCIPENGEVVKKRSRYIIRPAYGTGKKCVTEETKQCTLKELPSCNEVCLITQWTDWGHCINYQRKRERYVMHYSKVCDSMVLTETQVCVVNDVLPGWDDEDDVDGQDYDASMPLHRLGIHDADTRFKRKRSRPAAYPTRRRHSSSSSEGEEEMEDEGEDEKEEEEEEEEEEEEEYVDASDTFDDPSAGEETEDLYSAFKDIEDDSMHDESDDRSKQQTDCLLWSEWSGCSTACDDTIGHQYRISSTCDAHNTYELNRNVQSRRCTATNQCEIGGKINCLDVRSVFYSEADDQTCREECTQLLQICKDNEEVNETLCFARLKAESADAGGFFFKCMFPEERESTIALMHSLFKNKCFLSKAIYSTTDNSWVNKNTQSCHCAIPGSIPCTAKDIHITRNDIYKDLIESGFCPTMNYKQGLFNLKKGSTAPDSLTYVSLANNNRLHCPLGINEEVFTYTEFKGEELKDYCQRGPIYAALKPTVTQPVTQYAHNYDCNTAVSTGNASNMECVNLCKTLRTRCLSYQEKYFQCIKQRLTLDFQYESDLFTTYNCRLPPTLDAYFDVDYYAFYISTFDSEHMDKKACTILVQNAILQCEANELLENNNSFIWCMASALGDLEPTTQASPKSPFETQPLAASRFKEKCKFQPSLKAGSGYVMCRFPAEMPTYANWDEWSPCTAQCNEFDSVATRYRTRKLIDGKETAFYHIEDGTLQFEMCLHLPGCEQGRWVDSLNDGDGKIHILDHEAYKDTSSETTNIWLEQTYMQHPELRNAVGKNAKCHIFKSHKILSSKGVTCGCPRGHKACSFTTAMTDQLWKMGMHNFCRDRPLASIRFEGETSDYVYHCKIGMLLKHTAESGALGCDYYDNNEYVACEETESKPLILRSKHFTLMGVCLGIVFCLYTTIRHILKKRRIRINEQKKDE; encoded by the coding sequence atgaatatattacTAATATTCACGCTTCTCACATTCTCGCCATCGGCTGCACAGAGGACACGTACCCATGACAATGTCTATTGCAACCATACGGTATTGAAAGACACTGGCACACTATCGGTACAGCAATGCAAAGAACTTTGTCTAAGGAAGGCTAATTTGTGTAAATCAGACACTGGAACTACACATACAGGAACAACTGTTGGATCTATACCAGTTGATGTGAACTGTTTCAATATTAAACATGAAGATCTTAGCCCAAACTGTATATTCTCCTTCCAGGCTAATGTCAAGGCTGACATGCAAGTAGCGTCAGGAATTACAAAAATAAGGTCAAGAGCAAGGAAAACAGTTACCTTCAAACGTGTACCAAAACCAGTGGTATTTGCACAAGTGCTCACGGGAATCGATAATCCACAACATGGCCATATTGTAGtacatgatatacaagaaACTGCAGCTGTTCTAGGGGTAGAGTCTGTGACCAATATAGATGATGATACGGAATATGATGGTGAGTTCTACGTTGCATGGTTTGTTATCGGAGATGATAATATGTTCAAAGATTTCGGATCGTACCATGTACACCTAGTGAAAGAAAATTTGAATGGCCCAGGATATCGCAACGTAGTTGTAAAAAAGAATCCAAAAACAACTGAAAAGTGGCCTAGCAATATAGCGCTATTTGCGCAATCACAGGCACCAAATATAGACATAACAGCGAAACTAACGGTTGGAGAGCAAATAAACATAAATATTACCGCTAAAAACAATGATAGAGAAACTTTAACATCAGGAAGGAGAGCTCCAATGGATGTAGCACTCCTACTGGTTGATCTAGATCACTTCAAAGATGGAAATGTAGTGGAATTTGGTAATATGGCGATCACATCACCAATAACTAAATTCGACGGCGGCATGCTAAACCTTAATGTGGCGGAACTAAAACAGCCACTTGTATTCTTCACACCATACTATAACAGAAGTCATGAACAACATCCTAGAGCTACATGCTGGTCAGATGGGTCAACAAAGGAAAGCACTAACTTCAAGTGTAAAGTTGAACCTGAAACAATGGTTACGCCACCATATACTGGTAAACTCAACGTTGCATTCTTAGCCGTAGAAAAGATGAGTGAAGATGATCAAAAGTTATACCTACAGTTCCAATATAACCAATGTGCCACAGCTTACGCTACCGCCAACGCCACGTCGGACTCCGAACCAATACTTAGGATGAAACCTGAAGATATGCTGTGTAAAGATAGATGCTTCCAATATAGAGCCCCGTGCAATGGAAACGTAAATTGTATACAGTCGTACTTGGGAGGAAAATGCTCCATAGAAGGAGTTaaatatatgaaacatGAACAAAAGCAAAAGTCACATATATTTATGGACGCAATTAGACTACTCAACTTTGAAATTAGAGGTGCTGTATGCACAGGAATGTACGATGCCGTGAGTATAGACAGCGTCATGGAACGACATTCAGATTGGGCAGGAGCAGCAATGGATATCTGTGTACACAATCAACAAAGAGATAAAGTAATGGTAGTAATCGATGAACATGTTTCGTTTAACTTCTGTGAAGCACACATGGGAATGAGGGTACAACTAAAATGGCAACCACTGTCCGAACTCAAAGATAAATACACCAAAGACGGAAAACCGTTACCATTGAAGGAAGTGTTCAAGGATAAAATAGTATATGGTATATGCCAGTACCAAGACAAAGTAGAGATTAAGCAATATCATCCATACCCAGAAACTGTGTACGAAGAAGATGATCTTGAACCGACAAACGCAGACTGTGTTGAATCGCAATGGGAAGAATGGGGAAGTTGTAGCCTTGATTGCATCCCAGAAAATGGAGAAGTTGTAAAAAAACGCTCGAGATACATCATCAGACCGGCATATGGTACTGGAAAGAAGTGTGTCACAGAAGAAACGAAACAATGCACATTAAAAGAATTACCTTCTTGTAACGAGGTATGTCTAATTACACAATGGACCGATTGGGGACATTGCATCAATTATCAACGAAAGAGAGAACGCTATGTCATGCATTATTCCAAAGTATGTGATAGCATGGTACTCACCGAAACACAAGTTTGTGTCGTAAATGACGTACTACCAGGATGGGATGACGAAGATGATGTAGATGGCCAAGATTATGATGCATCCATGCCATTGCATAGGTTGGGAATACATGATGCAGATACCCGATTCAAAAGGAAAAGATCACGACCAGCAGCATACCCAACACGCAGACGACATTCATCAAGCTCATCAGAAGGTGAAGAAGAAATGGAAGATGAAGGTGAAGATGAGAAagaggaagaagaagaggagGAGGAGGAAGAGGAAGAAGAATATGTAGATGCAAGTGATACTTTTGATGATCCATCTGCCGGAGAAGAAACAGAGGATTTATATTCCGCTTTCAAAGACATAGAAGATGACTCCATGCATGACGAATCAGATGATCGAAGTAAGCAACAAACAGATTGTCTGCTGTGGTCAGAGTGGTCAGGATGCTCAACAGCTTGCGATGATACCATCGGACACCAGTATAGAATATCAAGCACCTGTGATGCACATAATACCTATGAACTTAATCGAAATGTACAATCACGCAGGTGCACTGCTACAAATCAATGTGAAATCGGAGGTAAAATAAACTGTCTAGATGTCAGAAGCGTTTTCTACTCTGAAGCAGATGACCAAACTTGCAGAGAGGAATGCACGCAACTGCTGCAAATATGTAAAGACAACGAAGAAGTAAATGAAACACTATGTTTTGCAAGACTTAAAGCAGAGTCAGCAGACGCAGGTGGATTCTTCTTCAAGTGTATGTTCCCCGAAGAACGAGAGTCAACTATAGCATTGATGCATTCACTCTTCAAAAACAAATGTTTCCTCTCTAAGGCAATATACTCTACCACAGACAACTCTTGGGTAAACAAAAATACACAAAGCTGCCATTGCGCAATACCAGGATCTATACCATGCACAGCAaaagatatacatattacACGAAATGACATATACAAGGATCTTATAGAGTCAGGGTTTTGCCCTACTATGAACTATAAGCAGGGTCTCTTTAACTTAAAGAAAGGATCTACCGCACCAGATTCACTAACTTACGTATCACTGGCAAACAACAATAGGCTGCATTGCCCATTGGGTATAAATGAAGAAGTATTCACATACACTGAGTTCAAGGGAGAAGAACTTAAAGATTACTGCCAAAGAGGGCCTATATATGCAGCCCTGAAACCAACGGTCACGCAACCTGTCACCCAATACGCCCATAACTATGACTGTAATACCGCAGTCAGCACAGGAAATGCAAGTAATATGGAATGTGTTAACCTTTGCAAGACATTGAGAACAAGGTGCTTATCATACCAGGAAAAATACTTCCAATGTATCAAACAGAGACTGACGCTTGACTTCCAGTATGAGTCAGACCTGTTTACTACATACAACTGTAGACTTCCGCCAACACTCGATGCATATTTTGATGTGGACTACTACGCATTCTATATATCCACCTTTGACAGCGAACACATGGACAAAAAGGCCTGCACTATCCTAGTGCAAAATGCAATTCTACAGTGCGAAGCAAACGAACTTTTGGAAAACAATAACTCGTTTATATGGTGCATGGCATCTGCACTAGGTGACCTGGAACCTACAACACAAGCATCACCAAAATCACCGTTCGAAACACAACCACTGGCAGCATCACGATTTAAAGAAAAGTGTAAATTTCAACCATCACTTAAAGCGGGAAGTGGATACGTCATGTGCAGATTCCCAGCAGAAATGCCAACGTACGCTAATTGGGACGAATGGTCACCATGTACAGCACAGTGCAATGAATTTGATAGTGTCGCAACGAGATATAGAACAAGAAAACTAATAGATGGGAAAGAAACGGCATTCTACCACATAGAGGATGGTACATTACAATTTGAAATGTGCCTGCACCTGCCAGGGTGTGAACAGGGAAGGTGGGTAGACAGCCTAAATGATGGCGACGgtaaaatacatatattgGACCACGAAGCATATAAAGATACTAGCAGCGAAACAACGAATATATGGCTGGAACAAACATACATGCAACACCCGGAACTAAGAAATGCCGTTGGTAAAAATGCAAAGTGTCATATTTTTAAATCGCATAAAATATTATCGTCAAAGGGGGTAACCTGTGGATGCCCTAGAGGACATAAAGCATGCTCTTTCACAACCGCAATGACAGATCAACTGTGGAAAATGGGAATGCACAACTTCTGTAGAGATCGACCATTGGCATCCATACGATTCGAAGGAGAAACAAGCGACTATGTCTACCATTGTAAAATCGGAATGCTGCTGAAACATACAGCAGAAAGCGGCGCACTGGGATGCGATTATTATGACAACAACGAATACGTAGCATGCGAAGAAACAGAAAGTAAACCACTCATCCTGAGATCAAAACACTTCACCCTGATGGGTGTATGCCTAGGAATTGTCTTCTGCCTGTATACGACAATACGACACATCCTGAAGAAACGACGTATACGCATTAATGAACAGAAAAAAGACGAATAA
- a CDS encoding putative integral membrane protein, which produces MTAYALLCGIYMLLHSVVADRNSGHSSVGLRSHHAGPSTPVAGVHPTPHGKLRTVNATDNHLPSQRTWDLMALIQETAESESRWRLIVHIVNSILCIIGSLCLLFLSMQQAGRLFSQGMWSRKFLRGGGYWVLGGAGCGIVLGVSLGFTLNSYYIPYFFSGFMLLGASIIYIGRRGAILGTVGGLMVGLTLGVIHSGSASAIIVEGILCMLAGVTIGFIPIFPNLKMNSRYIDQGLRAAAQSAG; this is translated from the exons ATGACTGCTTATGCTTTGTTATGTGGTATTTATATGCTTTTGCATTCGGTAGTGGCCGACCGGAATTCCGGTCATTCTTCCGTTGGTCTCCGCAGCCACCATGCAGGCCCGTCAACTCCAGTTGCAGGCGTGCATCCTACACCTCATGGAAAACTGCGTACTGTCAACGCTACGGACAATCATCTTCCTTCTCAGAGGACGTGGGATTTAATGGCTCTAATACAGGAGACAGCGGAATCGGAGTCCCGATGGCGTCTCATTGTACACATTGTGAACAGTATTCTTTGTATTATCGGGAGTTTGTGTCTTCTTTTCCTCAGTATGCAGCAAGCAGGGCGGCTATTTTCTCAG GGTATGTGGAGTCGCAAATTTTTACGCGGTGGCGGTTACTGGGTTCTTGGAGGCGCTGGTTGTGGCATTGTGCTTGGTGTGAGCCTTGGTTTTACATTAAACTCATATTACATCCCTTATTTTTTCTCTGGGTTTATGTTACTCGGCGCTTCGATAATTTACATTGGACGTCGCGGTGCCATTTTGGGTACAGTTGGCGGCCTTATGGTTGGTTTAACCCTTGGTGTGATTCACTCCGGCTCTGCAAGCGCCATAATAGTGGAAGGTATCCTCTGCATGTTAGCTGGAGTGACTATAGGTTTCATACCGATATTCCCAAACCTCAAGATGAATTCACGTTACATAGACCAGGGCCTTCGGGCTGCGGCACAAAGTGCTGGTTAA
- a CDS encoding Thrombospondin type 1 domain family protein, translated as MRLNSPFNVRLSLAIVTLFLFHKYHGIGITHVVCAPIPPAPTSSKPSLTLFRNPFDKVRSRYKDLVAIASRVKAPKLPDTDEADATRLTFDDNSSDKAITPPPGQDDPVTPKSPDAPVSPDKDPQRTSLDEVSERKYILNSSLNVSCPSGHVIGFLDAVAQCITTPRVFTTLAWDRCGYHNSCSIKYKLLGPCRQRWNVKLLEHFCIKVHAFDCILFNAISPDDRTFCLHTCMHFMKQCTDSSMPLTRLERLKCVASLFKTNVFDQRCRYIFDQVDMHDLQYAEEYFDPKYEINEVEVTNGTWTEVKFTNPIDSPIIYTSTPQTDHDLLHVEVSDVSSTGFWITSYMLSCTIYCVKIHSDVKHTIQWIGLSKGDHSPDPNNSIRAGVVSCNTDGHVRLPIDPLRNWIVILQNQGDTNHTNDRDNGQTASIHIPILVKGKRNYRVHFVVNELGKSSPQTIKLGYLAIENRREIRLHRLRIMTFDEKPDFRGVAKVSLSLPYTWPYPKNVFSYVKVCLEGEEQDEKNLPSASLRLNVFGEAPAVSSEALNYDFSTDITIVAILATHRLHMTRVFGFVIQDMGSAMAEEICTYSQKKGYRHLSRSCYDSCLSADGIQSCIYDDDLIECFHKKRPQCVIEAPGMNSLINQYITFMKKRDIDSGMNNPGNKEPENPADDGDESKTNNSPAKVDDRHTDSYYDGEIVMDRDCIPGPWGEWSACSNKCSSGRLATVQTRRRPVYANKVGLTSSSCSTVETRECTNVPPCSEFCYSREGSGDPNVFQQKYFYIWSDKCVDIYADHDVEKENFQFIPGSKHESAIVTRMGTTQNRPGLPEAQAQFGTTNSDRYDKRCEDPNNWSACNAPCAKKIDDTITEYLRVPIVCYDHRRPCRRKLHVCPTEEELKSKPDYNTCVLNYSFYDVSIGSWSKDGACMCEDGVACSAEEVHVLGDSTELVSTDNEGYLEHLVRATPYQLHISLANYHRIELPTDVVRDVAYDQFKQGDIDNYCATGNVELNNFAEDILWVDCRLAVSYDYRHDFHCQDRCKIMRRTCEIDIPAVHIAEIGRCVSDRIRHFPTNIFVLNHKFNGCSDPLTTSALTEAEMCDIVEKNIKLTRQCTMLCRRLVNMCKTLLEHSREAKIRRCILDHVKYNDVNMKADQKVEFGLHCVFKRTKLMGAGLVYCKKRKLICDTEPWSQWSLCSQTCIYVRDGRVFMPSRTRTRRLKVTNGVNIDECISKGVVLKETVDCLWLPQCPDDPAIRKEISTHRSHLAREQVIESTWDLQGWVLNDSRQGESSVDHHCTLYSGQRDVTKNNIIYQKSSCSCPTNTTPCSVMESVHSFGWFDMLQLLCRENEMRSVLFNQPTGFYRYSCLTRSFLRQDFDAHNELCNEGGNTSFVSCYGVPKSRSLYIFTVLSAVLGGLTSTIIFVYTYKRSSFV; from the exons AGATGAAGTATCCGAGAGGAAATACATACTCAACAGTAGTTTGAACGTTAGTTGCCCTTCCGGTCATGTGATTGGATTCCTCGATGCTGTTGCTCAGTGCATTACAACACCTAGGGTATTCACCACATTGGCATGGGATCGATGTGGATATCACAACAGTTGTTCCATTAAGTATAAACTACTAGGTCCGTGTAGACAACGGTGGAACGTGAAGTTATTAGAGCATTTCTGTATAAAGG TTCATGCTTTCGATTGCATCCTATTCAATGCCATATCACCAGATGATAGAACCTTTTGTTTGCATACTTGTATGCACTTTATGAAGCAATGTACTGATTCTAGTATGCCTCTGACAAGATTGGAACGACTTAAATGTGTGGCCAGCTTGTTTAAGACAAATGTTTTTGATCAAAgatgtagatatatttttG ATCAGGTGGACATGCATGATTTACAATATGCGGAAGAATACTTCGATCCCA AGTATGAAATCAACGAAGTGGAAGTTACCAATGGTACATGGACTGAAGTGAAGTTTACTAATCCCATAGATAGCCCTATAATTTATACATCAACTCCTCAGACAGACCACGATCTATTGCATGTCGAAGTCTCAGATGTGTCTTCAACTGGGTTCTGGATAACCAGCTATATGCTAAGCTGCACTATCTATTGCGTTAAAATACATAGTGATGTAAAGCATACAATACAATGGATTGGTCTTAGCAAAGGTGATCATTCTCCAGATCCAAACAATAGTATAAGAGCGGGGGTTGTTAGCTGCAACACAGATGGACATGTGAGACTGCCGATTGATCCTTTGCGCAATTGGATTGTAATATTACAGAATCAGGGTGACACAAACCATACAAATGATAGAGATAATGGTCAGACCGCTTCTATACATATTCCAATACTTGTAAAAGGCAAGAGAAATTACAGAgttcattttgttgttaACGAATTGGGGAAATCATCGCCCCAAACGATAAAACTTGGCTATCTGGCAATAGAGAATCGTCGTGAAATTCGATTACATAGGTTGAGAATAATGACATTTGATGAAAAACCAGATTTCCGTGGCGTGGCTAAAGTTTCATTAAGTTTGCCGTATACGTGGCCTTATCCTAAGAATGTTTTTTCTTATGTCAAAGTATGTTTGGAAGGGGAGGAACAAGATGAAAAAAATCTGCCCTCTGCTTCATTACGATTAAATGTCTTTGGAGAAGCTCCTGCTGTGAGTTCGGAGGCATTAAATTATGATTTTTCAACTGATATTACTATCGTTGCCATTTTGGCAACACATAGGTTACATATGACTCGTGTATTTGGTTTTGTTATTCAGGATATGGGTAGTGCCATGGCAGAGGAAATTTGTACATATTCACAGAAGAAGGGTTATCGACATTTAAGTCGTAGTTGTTACGACAGCTGTCTTAGCGCCGATGGTATACAGAGTTGCATATACGATGATGACTTAATTGAATGCTTTCATAAAAAACGCCCGCAGTGTGTCATAGAAGCACCTGGCATGAATAGCCTGATCAACCAGTACATTACATTTATGAAAAAACGAGATATAGATTCTGGTATGAATAACCCAGGCAATAAAGAACCAGAGAATCCAGCTGATGATGGGGACGAATCGAAAACAAATAATAGCCCAGCGAAAGTTGACGATCGTCATACAGATTCATATTATGACGGTGAAATCGTTATGGATCGTGATTGCATTCCAGGTCCTTGGGGTGAATGGTCAGCATGTAGCAACAAATGTTCATCGGGAAGACTTGCAACAGTACAGACCCGTCGACGTCCTGTATATGCAAACAAGGTCGGTCTGACTTCTTCATCATGTTCGACTGTTGAAACCCGGGAATGTACAAATGTACCACCGTGTTCTGAGTTTTGTTATTCTCGTGAAGGATCAGGCGATCCTAATGTATTCCAGCAGAAATACTTTTACATCTGGTCTGATAAGTGCGTAGATATTTACGCTGATCACGACGTTGAAAAGGAGAATTTCCAGTTTATTCCTGGATCTAAGCATGAATCAGCTATTGTTACGCGTATGGGAACTACGCAAAATCGTCCCGGTCTTCCGGAAGCACAGGCCCAATTTGGTACTACCAACTCTGATCGATACGACAAACGTTGTGAAGATCCTAACAACTGGTCTGCGTGTAATGCCCCGTGTGCAAAGAAGATAGACGATACCATCACTGAGTACTTACGTGTGCCGATTGTATGTTACGACCACCGTCGTCCTTGTAGGCGCAAGCTTCATGTATGCCCGACAGAAGAAGAGTTGAAATCTAAACCCGATTACAATACTTGCGTGTTGAATTACTCATTTTATGATGTTTCTATAGGAAGTTGGAGTAAGGATGGAGCCTGTATGTGTGAAGACGGTGTTGCATGTTCTGCTGAAGAGGTACATGTTTTGGGTGATTCCACTGAGCTCGTTTCTACTGACAATGAAGGTTACTTAGAACACTTGGTGCGAGCAACTCCTTATCagttgcatatatcattggCCAATTACCACCGCATAGAATTACCAACTGACGTTGTGAGGGATGTAGCTTACGACCAATTCAAGCAAGGTGATATTGACAATTATTGCGCAACTGGTAATGTTGAGTTAAACAACTTTGCTGAGGATATATTATGGGTTGACTGTCGTTTGGCTGTGTCATATGACTATCGTCATGATTTTCATTGTCAGGATCGTTGCAAAATCATGCGTAGGACATGTGAAATTGATATACCAGCGGTCCATATAGCCGAAATTGGTCGCTGTGTAAGTGACCGTATTCGTCATTTTCCCACTAATATTTTTGTGTTAAATCACAAATTCAATGGATGTAGTGACCCTTTGACCACTTCAGCTCTCACGGAGGCGGAGATGTGTGATATTGTTGAGAAAAACATCAAGTTAACACGCCAATGCACTATGTTGTGCCGTCGTTTAGTCAATATGTGCAAGACATTGCTGGAGCATTCCCGTGAGGCCAAGATTAGACGATGCATCTTAGATCATGTAAAATACAATGACGTTAACATGAAAGCTGATCAAAAGGTTGAATTTGGTTTACACTGTGTCTTTAAGCGTACCAAGCTGATGGGTGCTGGTTTAGTGTATTGTAAGAAGCGCAAATTAATTTGTGATACTGAACCTTGGAGTCAATGGAGTCTCTGTTCTCAAACATGCATTTACGTTAGGGACGGCAGAGTATTTATGCCCAGCAGGACGCGTACGCGGCGTTTAAAGGTAACTAACGGGGTTAACATTGATGAGTGTATCTCAAAGGGCGTTGTTTTGAAAGAGACTGTAGATTGTCTTTGGCTACCCCAATGTCCTGATGACCCTGCGATTCGTAAAGAGATTTCAACTCATCGTTCACATTTGGCTCGTGAACAGGTGATAGAGAGTACTTGGGACCTACAGGGATGGGTTCTGAACGATTCACGTCAGGGTGAGAGCAGTGTAGACCATCACTGCACTCTTTACAGTGGCCAGCGTGATGTTACtaaaaacaacattatCTATCAG AAAAGCAGTTGCTCATGTCCAACAAATACAACCCCGTGTTCTGTAATGGAATCTGTACATTCGTTTGGGTGGTTTGACATGTTGCAGTTGTTGTGCCGGGAAAACGAGATGCGTTCTGTATTGTTCAATCAACCCACGGGTTTCTATCGTTACAGTTGTCTGACACGCAGTTTTTTGCGCCAAGACTTTGACGCACACAATGAATTGTGTAACGAGGGAGGTAACACTTCTTTTGTCAGTTGCTACGGTGTACCTAAAAGCAGGAGTTTGTACATTTTCACGGTACTTTCTGCTGTATTAGGTGGTCTCACGTCGACGATCATCTTTGTGTACACGTACAAACGTTCATCTTTTGTATGA